A region from the Ctenopharyngodon idella isolate HZGC_01 chromosome 13, HZGC01, whole genome shotgun sequence genome encodes:
- the LOC127524799 gene encoding uncharacterized protein LOC127524799 isoform X6, whose translation MRFILVLRSTFELQQEPMRFILVLRSTFELQQEPMRFILVLRSTFELPQEPMRFILVLRSTFELPQKPMRFILVLRSTFELPQKPMRFILVLRSTFELQQEPMRFILVLRSTFELPQEPMRFILVLRSTFELQQEPMRFILVLRSTFELQQEPMRFILVLRSTFELQQEPMRFILVLRSTFELQQEPMRFILVLRSTFELPQEPMRFILVLRSTFELQQEPMRFILVLRSTFELQQEPMRFILVLRSTFELPQEPMRFILVLRSTFELQQEPMRFILVLRSTFELQQEPMRFILVLRSTFELQQEPMRFILVLRSTFELQQEVCYCTSSKYGGASVYVC comes from the exons atgaggttcattctcgtgttacgcagcacgtttgagcttcaacaagaaccaatgaggttcattctcgtgttacgcagcacgtttgagcttcaacaagaaccaatgaggttcattctcgtgttacgcagcacgtttgagcttcctcaagaaccaatgaggttcattctcgtgttacgcagcacgtttgagcttcctcaaaaaccaatgaggttcattctcgtgttacgcagcacgtttgagcttcctcaaaaaccaatgaggttcattctcgtgttacgcagcacgtttgagcttcaacaagaaccaatgaggttcattctcgtgttacgcagcacgtttgagcttcctcaagaaccaatgag gttcattctggtgttacgcagcacgtttgagcttcaacaagaaccaatgaggttcattctcgtgttacgcagcacgtttgagcttcaacaagaaccaatgaggttcattctggtgttacgcagcacgtttgagcttcaacaagaaccaatgaggttcattctcgtgttacgcagcacgtttgagcttcaacaagaaccaatgaggttcattctcgtgttacgcagcacgtttgagcttcctcaagaaccaatgaggttcattctcgtgttacgcagcacgtttgagcttcaacaagaaccaatgaggttcattctcgtgttacgcagcacgtttgagcttcaacaagaaccaatgag gttcattctcgtgttacgcagcacgtttgagcttcctcaagaaccaatgaggttcattctcgtgttacgcagcacgtttgagcttcaacaagaaccaatgaggttcattctcgtgttacgcagcacgtttgagcttcaacaagaaccaatgaggttcattctcgtgttacgcagcacgtttgagcttcagcaagaaccaatgaggttcattctcgtgttacgcagcacgtttgagcttcagcaagaggtTTGTTATTGCACGTCAAGCAAGTACGGtggagcttctgtttatgtttgctga
- the LOC127524799 gene encoding uncharacterized protein LOC127524799 isoform X2, which produces MRFILVLRSTFELQQEPMRFILVLRSTFELQQEPMRFILVLRSTFELPQEPMRFILVLRSTFELPQKPMRFILVLRSTFELPQKPMRFILVLRSTFELQQEPMRFILVLRSTFELPQEPMRFILVLRSTFELQQEPMRFILVLRSTFELQQEPMRFILVLRSTFELQQEPMRFILVLRSTFELQQEPMRFILVLRSTFELPQEPMRFILVLRSTFELQQEPMRFILVLRSTFELQQEPMRFILVLRSTFELPQEPMRFILVLRSTFELQQEPMRFILVLRSTFELQQEPMRFILVLRSTFELQQEPMRFILVLRSTFELQQEPMRFILVLRSTFELQQEPMRFILVLRSTFELQQEPMRFILVLRSTFELQQEPMRFILVLRSTFELQQEPMRFILVLRSTFELQQEPMRFILVLRSTFELQQEPMRFILVLRSTFELPQEPMRFILVLRSTFELQQEPMRFILVLRSTFELQQEPMRFILVLRSTFELQQEPMRFILVLRSTFELQQEVCYCTSSKYGGASVYVC; this is translated from the exons atgaggttcattctcgtgttacgcagcacgtttgagcttcaacaagaaccaatgaggttcattctcgtgttacgcagcacgtttgagcttcaacaagaaccaatgaggttcattctcgtgttacgcagcacgtttgagcttcctcaagaaccaatgaggttcattctcgtgttacgcagcacgtttgagcttcctcaaaaaccaatgaggttcattctcgtgttacgcagcacgtttgagcttcctcaaaaaccaatgaggttcattctcgtgttacgcagcacgtttgagcttcaacaagaaccaatgaggttcattctcgtgttacgcagcacgtttgagcttcctcaagaaccaatgag gttcattctggtgttacgcagcacgtttgagcttcaacaagaaccaatgaggttcattctcgtgttacgcagcacgtttgagcttcaacaagaaccaatgaggttcattctggtgttacgcagcacgtttgagcttcaacaagaaccaatgaggttcattctcgtgttacgcagcacgtttgagcttcaacaagaaccaatgaggttcattctcgtgttacgcagcacgtttgagcttcctcaagaaccaatgaggttcattctcgtgttacgcagcacgtttgagcttcaacaagaaccaatgaggttcattctcgtgttacgcagcacgtttgagcttcaacaagaaccaatgag gttcattctcgtgttacgcagcacgtttgagcttcctcaagaaccaatgaggttcattctcgtgttacgcagcacgtttgagcttcaacaagaaccaatgaggttcattctcgtgttacgcagcacgtttgagcttcagcaagaaccaatgaggttcattctcgtgttacgcagcacgtttgagcttcagcaagaaccaatgaggttcattctcgtgttacgcagcacgtttgagcttcagcaagaaccaatgaggttcattctcgtgttacgcagcacgtttgagcttcaacaagaaccaatgaggttcattctcgtgttacgcagcacgtttgagcttcagcaagaaccaatgaggttcattctcgtgttacgcagcacgtttgagcttcaacaagaaccaatgaggttcattctggtgttacgcagcacgtttgagcttcaacaagaaccaatgaggttcattctcgtgttacgcagcacatttgagcttcaacaagaaccaatgaggttcattctcgtgttacgcagcacgtttgagcttcaacaagaaccaatgag gttcattctcgtgttacgcagcacgtttgagcttcctcaagaaccaatgaggttcattctcgtgttacgcagcacgtttgagcttcaacaagaaccaatgaggttcattctcgtgttacgcagcacgtttgagcttcaacaagaaccaatgaggttcattctcgtgttacgcagcacgtttgagcttcagcaagaaccaatgaggttcattctcgtgttacgcagcacgtttgagcttcagcaagaggtTTGTTATTGCACGTCAAGCAAGTACGGtggagcttctgtttatgtttgctga
- the LOC127524799 gene encoding uncharacterized protein LOC127524799 isoform X3: protein MRFILVLRSTFELQQEPMRFILVLRSTFELQQEPMRFILVLRSTFELPQEPMRFILVLRSTFELPQKPMRFILVLRSTFELPQKPMRFILVLRSTFELQQEPMRFILVLRSTFELPQEPMRFILVLRSTFELQQEPMRFILVLRSTFELQQEPMRFILVLRSTFELQQEPMRFILVLRSTFELQQEPMRFILVLRSTFELPQEPMRFILVLRSTFELQQEPMRFILVLRSTFELQQEPMRFILVLRSTFELPQEPMRFILVLRSTFELQQEPMRFILVLRSTFELQQEPMRFILVLRSTFELQQEPMRFILVLRSTFELQQEPMRFILVLRSTFELQQEPMRFILVLRSTFELQQEPMRFILVLRSTFELQQEPMRFILVLRSTFELQQEPMRFILVLRSTFELQQEPMRFILVLRSTFELQQEPMRFILVLRSTFELPQEPMRFILVLRSTFELQQEPMRFILVLRSTFELQQEPMRFILVLRSTFELQQEVCYCTSSKYGGASVYVC from the exons atgaggttcattctcgtgttacgcagcacgtttgagcttcaacaagaaccaatgaggttcattctcgtgttacgcagcacgtttgagcttcaacaagaaccaatgaggttcattctcgtgttacgcagcacgtttgagcttcctcaagaaccaatgaggttcattctcgtgttacgcagcacgtttgagcttcctcaaaaaccaatgaggttcattctcgtgttacgcagcacgtttgagcttcctcaaaaaccaatgaggttcattctcgtgttacgcagcacgtttgagcttcaacaagaaccaatgaggttcattctcgtgttacgcagcacgtttgagcttcctcaagaaccaatgag gttcattctggtgttacgcagcacgtttgagcttcaacaagaaccaatgaggttcattctcgtgttacgcagcacgtttgagcttcaacaagaaccaatgaggttcattctggtgttacgcagcacgtttgagcttcaacaagaaccaatgaggttcattctcgtgttacgcagcacgtttgagcttcaacaagaaccaatgaggttcattctcgtgttacgcagcacgtttgagcttcctcaagaaccaatgaggttcattctcgtgttacgcagcacgtttgagcttcaacaagaaccaatgaggttcattctcgtgttacgcagcacgtttgagcttcaacaagaaccaatgag gttcattctcgtgttacgcagcacgtttgagcttcctcaagaaccaatgaggttcattctcgtgttacgcagcacgtttgagcttcaacaagaaccaatgaggttcattctcgtgttacgcagcacgtttgagcttcagcaagaaccaatgaggttcattctcgtgttacgcagcacgtttgagcttcagcaagaaccaatgaggttcattctcgtgttacgcagcacgtttgagcttcagcaagaaccaatgaggttcattctcgtgttacgcagcacgtttgagcttcaacaagaaccaatgaggttcattctcgtgttacgcagcacgtttgagcttcagcaagaaccaatgaggttcattctcgtgttacgcagcacgtttgagcttcaacaagaaccaatgaggttcattctggtgttacgcagcacgtttgagcttcaacaagaaccaatgaggttcattctcgtgttacgcagcacatttgagcttcaacaagaaccaatgaggttcattctcgtgttacgcagcacgtttgagcttcaacaagaaccaatgaggttcattctcgtgttacgcagcacgtttgagcttccgcaagaaccaatgag gttcattctcgtgttacgcagcacgtttgagcttcaacaagaaccaatgaggttcattctcgtgttacgcagcacgtttgagcttcagcaagaaccaatgaggttcattctcgtgttacgcagcacgtttgagcttcagcaagaggtTTGTTATTGCACGTCAAGCAAGTACGGtggagcttctgtttatgtttgctga
- the LOC127524799 gene encoding uncharacterized protein LOC127524799 isoform X1: protein MRFILVLRSTFELQQEPMRFILVLRSTFELQQEPMRFILVLRSTFELPQEPMRFILVLRSTFELPQKPMRFILVLRSTFELPQKPMRFILVLRSTFELQQEPMRFILVLRSTFELPQEPMRFILVLRSTFELQQEPMRFILVLRSTFELQQEPMRFILVLRSTFELQQEPMRFILVLRSTFELQQEPMRFILVLRSTFELPQEPMRFILVLRSTFELQQEPMRFILVLRSTFELQQEPMRFILVLRSTFELPQEPMRFILVLRSTFELQQEPMRFILVLRSTFELQQEPMRFILVLRSTFELQQEPMRFILVLRSTFELQQEPMRFILVLRSTFELQQEPMRFILVLRSTFELQQEPMRFILVLRSTFELQQEPMRFILVLRSTFELQQEPMRFILVLRSTFELQQEPMRFILVLRSTFELQQEPMRFILVLRSTFELPQEPMRFILVLRSTFELQQEPMRFILVLRSTFELQQEPMRFILVLRSTFELQQEPMRFILVLRSTFELQQEVCYCTSSKYGGASVYVC from the exons atgaggttcattctcgtgttacgcagcacgtttgagcttcaacaagaaccaatgaggttcattctcgtgttacgcagcacgtttgagcttcaacaagaaccaatgaggttcattctcgtgttacgcagcacgtttgagcttcctcaagaaccaatgaggttcattctcgtgttacgcagcacgtttgagcttcctcaaaaaccaatgaggttcattctcgtgttacgcagcacgtttgagcttcctcaaaaaccaatgaggttcattctcgtgttacgcagcacgtttgagcttcaacaagaaccaatgaggttcattctcgtgttacgcagcacgtttgagcttcctcaagaaccaatgag gttcattctggtgttacgcagcacgtttgagcttcaacaagaaccaatgaggttcattctcgtgttacgcagcacgtttgagcttcaacaagaaccaatgaggttcattctggtgttacgcagcacgtttgagcttcaacaagaaccaatgaggttcattctcgtgttacgcagcacgtttgagcttcaacaagaaccaatgaggttcattctcgtgttacgcagcacgtttgagcttcctcaagaaccaatgaggttcattctcgtgttacgcagcacgtttgagcttcaacaagaaccaatgaggttcattctcgtgttacgcagcacgtttgagcttcaacaagaaccaatgag gttcattctcgtgttacgcagcacgtttgagcttcctcaagaaccaatgaggttcattctcgtgttacgcagcacgtttgagcttcaacaagaaccaatgaggttcattctcgtgttacgcagcacgtttgagcttcagcaagaaccaatgaggttcattctcgtgttacgcagcacgtttgagcttcagcaagaaccaatgaggttcattctcgtgttacgcagcacgtttgagcttcagcaagaaccaatgaggttcattctcgtgttacgcagcacgtttgagcttcaacaagaaccaatgaggttcattctcgtgttacgcagcacgtttgagcttcagcaagaaccaatgaggttcattctcgtgttacgcagcacgtttgagcttcaacaagaaccaatgaggttcattctggtgttacgcagcacgtttgagcttcaacaagaaccaatgaggttcattctcgtgttacgcagcacatttgagcttcaacaagaaccaatgaggttcattctcgtgttacgcagcacgtttgagcttcaacaagaaccaatgaggttcattctcgtgttacgcagcacgtttgagcttccgcaagaaccaatgag gttcattctcgtgttacgcagcacgtttgagcttcaacaagaaccaatgaggttcattctcgtgttacgcagcacgtttgagcttcaacaagaaccaatgaggttcattctcgtgttacgcagcacgtttgagcttcagcaagaaccaatgaggttcattctcgtgttacgcagcacgtttgagcttcagcaagaggtTTGTTATTGCACGTCAAGCAAGTACGGtggagcttctgtttatgtttgctga
- the LOC127524799 gene encoding uncharacterized protein LOC127524799 isoform X5, with translation MRFILVLRSTFELQQEPMRFILVLRSTFELQQEPMRFILVLRSTFELPQEPMRFILVLRSTFELPQKPMRFILVLRSTFELPQKPMRFILVLRSTFELQQEPMRFILVLRSTFELPQEPMRFILVLRSTFELQQEPMRFILVLRSTFELQQEPMRFILVLRSTFELQQEPMRFILVLRSTFELQQEPMRFILVLRSTFELPQEPMRFILVLRSTFELQQEPMRFILVLRSTFELQQEPMRFILVLRSTFELQQEPMRFILVLRSTFELQQEPMRFILVLRSTFELQQEPMRFILVLRSTFELQQEPMRFILVLRSTFELQQEPMRFILVLRSTFELQQEVCYCTSSKYGGASVYVC, from the exons atgaggttcattctcgtgttacgcagcacgtttgagcttcaacaagaaccaatgaggttcattctcgtgttacgcagcacgtttgagcttcaacaagaaccaatgaggttcattctcgtgttacgcagcacgtttgagcttcctcaagaaccaatgaggttcattctcgtgttacgcagcacgtttgagcttcctcaaaaaccaatgaggttcattctcgtgttacgcagcacgtttgagcttcctcaaaaaccaatgaggttcattctcgtgttacgcagcacgtttgagcttcaacaagaaccaatgaggttcattctcgtgttacgcagcacgtttgagcttcctcaagaaccaatgag gttcattctggtgttacgcagcacgtttgagcttcaacaagaaccaatgaggttcattctcgtgttacgcagcacgtttgagcttcaacaagaaccaatgaggttcattctggtgttacgcagcacgtttgagcttcaacaagaaccaatgaggttcattctcgtgttacgcagcacgtttgagcttcaacaagaaccaatgaggttcattctcgtgttacgcagcacgtttgagcttcctcaagaaccaatgaggttcattctcgtgttacgcagcacgtttgagcttcaacaagaaccaatgaggttcattctcgtgttacgcagcacgtttgagcttcaacaagaaccaatgaggttcattctggtgttacgcagcacgtttgagcttcagcaagaaccaatgag gttcattctggtgttacgcagcacgtttgagcttcaacaagaaccaatgag gttcattctcgtgttacgcagcacgtttgagcttcaacaagaaccaatgaggttcattctcgtgttacgcagcacgtttgagcttcaacaagaaccaatgaggttcattctcgtgttacgcagcacgtttgagcttcagcaagaaccaatgaggttcattctcgtgttacgcagcacgtttgagcttcagcaagaggtTTGTTATTGCACGTCAAGCAAGTACGGtggagcttctgtttatgtttgctga
- the LOC127524799 gene encoding uncharacterized protein LOC127524799 isoform X7: MRFILVLRSTFELQQEPMRFILVLRSTFELQQEPMRFILVLRSTFELPQEPMRFILVLRSTFELPQKPMRFILVLRSTFELPQKPMRFILVLRSTFELQQEPMRFILVLRSTFELPQEPMRFILVLRSTFELQQEPMRFILVLRSTFELQQEPMRFILVLRSTFELQQEPMRFILVLRSTFELQQEPMRFILVLRSTFELPQEPMRFILVLRSTFELQQEPMRFILVLRSTFELQQEPMRFILVLRSTFELQQEPMRFILVLRSTFELQQEPMRFILVLRSTFELQQEPMRFILVLRSTFELQQEVCYCTSSKYGGASVYVC, from the exons atgaggttcattctcgtgttacgcagcacgtttgagcttcaacaagaaccaatgaggttcattctcgtgttacgcagcacgtttgagcttcaacaagaaccaatgaggttcattctcgtgttacgcagcacgtttgagcttcctcaagaaccaatgaggttcattctcgtgttacgcagcacgtttgagcttcctcaaaaaccaatgaggttcattctcgtgttacgcagcacgtttgagcttcctcaaaaaccaatgaggttcattctcgtgttacgcagcacgtttgagcttcaacaagaaccaatgaggttcattctcgtgttacgcagcacgtttgagcttcctcaagaaccaatgag gttcattctggtgttacgcagcacgtttgagcttcaacaagaaccaatgaggttcattctcgtgttacgcagcacgtttgagcttcaacaagaaccaatgaggttcattctggtgttacgcagcacgtttgagcttcaacaagaaccaatgaggttcattctcgtgttacgcagcacgtttgagcttcaacaagaaccaatgaggttcattctcgtgttacgcagcacgtttgagcttcctcaagaaccaatgaggttcattctcgtgttacgcagcacgtttgagcttcaacaagaaccaatgaggttcattctcgtgttacgcagcacgtttgagcttcaacaagaaccaatgaggttcattctggtgttacgcagcacgtttgagcttcagcaagaaccaatgag gttcattctggtgttacgcagcacgtttgagcttcaacaagaaccaatgag gttcattctcgtgttacgcagcacgtttgagcttcagcaagaaccaatgaggttcattctcgtgttacgcagcacgtttgagcttcagcaagaggtTTGTTATTGCACGTCAAGCAAGTACGGtggagcttctgtttatgtttgctga
- the LOC127524799 gene encoding uncharacterized protein LOC127524799 isoform X4, which translates to MRFILVLRSTFELQQEPMRFILVLRSTFELQQEPMRFILVLRSTFELPQEPMRFILVLRSTFELPQKPMRFILVLRSTFELPQKPMRFILVLRSTFELQQEPMRFILVLRSTFELPQEPMRFILVLRSTFELQQEPMRFILVLRSTFELQQEPMRFILVLRSTFELQQEPMRFILVLRSTFELQQEPMRFILVLRSTFELPQEPMRFILVLRSTFELQQEPMRFILVLRSTFELQQEPMRFILVLRSTFELQQEPMRFILVLRSTFELPQEPMRFILVLRSTFELPQEPMRFILVLRSTFELQQEPMRFILVLRSTFELQQEPMRFILVLRSTFELQQEVCYCTSSKYGGASVYVC; encoded by the exons atgaggttcattctcgtgttacgcagcacgtttgagcttcaacaagaaccaatgaggttcattctcgtgttacgcagcacgtttgagcttcaacaagaaccaatgaggttcattctcgtgttacgcagcacgtttgagcttcctcaagaaccaatgaggttcattctcgtgttacgcagcacgtttgagcttcctcaaaaaccaatgaggttcattctcgtgttacgcagcacgtttgagcttcctcaaaaaccaatgaggttcattctcgtgttacgcagcacgtttgagcttcaacaagaaccaatgaggttcattctcgtgttacgcagcacgtttgagcttcctcaagaaccaatgag gttcattctggtgttacgcagcacgtttgagcttcaacaagaaccaatgaggttcattctcgtgttacgcagcacgtttgagcttcaacaagaaccaatgaggttcattctggtgttacgcagcacgtttgagcttcaacaagaaccaatgaggttcattctcgtgttacgcagcacgtttgagcttcaacaagaaccaatgaggttcattctcgtgttacgcagcacgtttgagcttcctcaagaaccaatgaggttcattctcgtgttacgcagcacgtttgagcttcaacaagaaccaatgaggttcattctcgtgttacgcagcacgtttgagcttcaacaagaaccaatgaggttcattctggtgttacgcagcacgtttgagcttcagcaagaaccaatgaggttcattctcgtgttacgcagcacgtttgagcttcctcaagaaccaatgag gttcattctcgtgttacgcagcacgtttgagcttccgcaagaaccaatgag gttcattctcgtgttacgcagcacgtttgagcttcaacaagaaccaatgaggttcattctcgtgttacgcagcacgtttgagcttcagcaagaaccaatgaggttcattctcgtgttacgcagcacgtttgagcttcagcaagaggtTTGTTATTGCACGTCAAGCAAGTACGGtggagcttctgtttatgtttgctga